A window of Psychromonas sp. CNPT3 contains these coding sequences:
- a CDS encoding PA4780 family RIO1-like protein kinase, with protein sequence MKIPKRIQPLVDDGLIDAVLGQLMSGKEATVYMVQCGPHIRCAKVYKEASKRSFKQAVLYTEGRKVRSGRRSRAMQKGSKFGREQQEKVWQNAEVDALYKLADAGVRVPQPYGCFEGVLLMDLVTDEEGFAAPRLNDISMSAEQAIEDHWQMMRNVVLMLSVGIIHGDLSEFNVLVDEWGPVIIDLPQAVNAAGNNNAKSMLFRDINNMRSYYAQFAPELSQTQYAKEIWGLYEAGELSKNSVLTGQVVEDDSITNVGSILDEISAAREEFEENQQRIADFEV encoded by the coding sequence ATGAAAATACCCAAGAGGATCCAACCATTAGTTGATGATGGCTTGATTGACGCTGTATTAGGTCAATTAATGAGTGGTAAAGAAGCAACGGTATATATGGTGCAATGTGGGCCACATATACGCTGTGCAAAAGTGTATAAAGAGGCAAGTAAACGTAGTTTTAAACAAGCTGTTTTATATACCGAAGGGCGTAAAGTTCGCAGTGGTCGGCGTTCGCGTGCGATGCAAAAAGGCTCTAAATTTGGCCGCGAGCAGCAAGAAAAAGTATGGCAAAATGCAGAAGTAGATGCACTGTATAAACTGGCAGATGCCGGTGTACGTGTGCCACAACCTTATGGTTGTTTTGAAGGCGTTTTGTTGATGGATTTGGTAACGGATGAAGAGGGTTTTGCCGCGCCTCGTTTAAATGATATTTCGATGTCAGCAGAGCAAGCAATTGAAGATCACTGGCAGATGATGCGTAATGTCGTATTAATGTTAAGTGTCGGCATCATTCATGGTGACCTTTCTGAGTTTAATGTACTCGTTGATGAATGGGGACCTGTGATCATTGATTTGCCACAAGCTGTGAATGCAGCCGGTAATAACAATGCAAAAAGTATGCTATTTAGAGATATAAATAATATGCGTAGCTATTACGCGCAATTTGCACCAGAGCTTTCGCAGACGCAATACGCCAAAGAAATTTGGGGATTATATGAAGCGGGCGAATTAAGTAAAAACAGTGTCTTAACGGGGCAAGTGGTCGAAGATGATAGCATCACTAATGTAGGCAGTATTTTAGATGAGATCAGTGCTGCAAGAGAAGAGTTTGAAGAAAATCAGCAACGTATTGCCGATTTCGAAGTTTAA
- a CDS encoding copper homeostasis protein CutC, with the protein MINIEVCIDNITSLFNAQSAGAGRIELCSALALGGLTPSHALISATLKHAQLPIYAMIRPRDGDFLYSDFEIEMMHKEIYHARKLGVQGVVFGVLNENAGVDLDVLRSLMQESKGLGVTFHRAIDCVADMDDALDKILSAGCERILTSGRASNALTGIETIKHMVSRTQGRLSVMAGAGVGAHNVEQIIKQTGIREVHFSAKEQQFSAMKKIAGCGSLNEFTQISVASPLKIKALKEAIVKME; encoded by the coding sequence ATGATAAATATAGAAGTTTGCATTGATAATATTACCTCATTATTTAATGCACAGAGTGCAGGTGCGGGCCGTATCGAATTATGTAGTGCATTAGCGCTTGGAGGGCTAACCCCGAGCCATGCATTGATAAGCGCCACGTTAAAGCATGCTCAACTCCCTATTTATGCTATGATCCGTCCGCGTGATGGGGATTTCTTATATTCAGATTTTGAAATAGAAATGATGCATAAAGAGATATATCATGCACGAAAATTGGGTGTTCAAGGCGTTGTTTTTGGCGTTTTAAATGAAAATGCAGGCGTGGATCTCGATGTATTACGCAGTCTCATGCAGGAAAGTAAAGGCTTAGGTGTTACTTTTCATCGCGCGATTGATTGTGTCGCTGATATGGACGACGCGTTAGATAAAATATTAAGCGCGGGTTGTGAACGTATTTTAACCTCGGGCCGTGCGAGTAATGCATTAACGGGTATTGAGACAATTAAGCACATGGTATCGCGAACACAAGGTCGATTATCGGTGATGGCGGGTGCGGGTGTCGGTGCTCATAATGTTGAGCAAATTATTAAACAAACCGGGATAAGAGAAGTGCATTTCTCTGCCAAAGAACAACAATTCAGTGCAATGAAAAAGATAGCTGGCTGTGGGAGTTTAAATGAATTCACCCAAATTAGTGTGGCTAGCCCCCTTAAAATAAAGGCGCTGAAAGAAGCGATAGTAAAAATGGAATGA
- a CDS encoding flagellar motor protein MotB: MDEDECKCPPEGLPAWMGTFADLMSLLMCFFVLLLSFSEMDVLKFKQIAGSMKFAFGVQSMLEVKDIPKGTSVIAQEFTPGRPDPTPIEVIMQKTIEMTEAKLDFSEGDSSRADGEEDSKEDIPEEGNQGNEQSSEASEAQHQLAKAVAQELQDEIQEGAIEIESLGQQLIIRIREKGAFPSGSAFLQPRFRPVIRKVAKILADIPGVITISGHTDNEQVHSELYRSNWDLSAQRAVSVAHEMLKIKKIRNKHLVVAGYANSKPLTDSKILSERKRNRRVEIMIMQGEATESGEIGIDK; this comes from the coding sequence ATGGATGAAGATGAATGCAAATGTCCCCCCGAGGGACTTCCTGCGTGGATGGGCACATTTGCTGATTTAATGTCATTGTTGATGTGTTTCTTTGTTTTATTACTGTCATTTTCTGAAATGGACGTACTTAAATTTAAACAAATTGCCGGCTCTATGAAATTTGCGTTTGGGGTGCAATCGATGCTTGAGGTGAAAGATATCCCTAAAGGCACCTCTGTTATCGCACAAGAGTTCACGCCAGGCAGGCCAGATCCAACGCCCATTGAAGTGATCATGCAAAAAACCATTGAGATGACCGAGGCTAAATTGGATTTCAGTGAGGGTGACTCATCAAGAGCGGATGGTGAAGAGGACAGTAAAGAAGATATTCCTGAAGAGGGCAATCAAGGTAATGAACAAAGCAGTGAAGCTTCTGAGGCGCAACATCAATTAGCGAAAGCTGTCGCCCAAGAGTTACAAGATGAAATACAAGAAGGCGCGATTGAAATTGAGTCATTAGGCCAACAATTGATCATTCGTATTCGAGAAAAGGGGGCTTTTCCTTCTGGATCTGCTTTTTTACAGCCACGTTTTCGTCCTGTTATTCGTAAAGTGGCTAAAATATTAGCGGATATTCCGGGGGTGATCACTATTTCGGGTCATACCGATAATGAACAAGTGCATTCTGAATTATATCGTTCTAATTGGGATCTTTCGGCGCAACGCGCTGTGTCAGTTGCCCATGAAATGTTGAAGATAAAAAAGATAAGAAATAAGCATTTAGTGGTGGCAGGCTATGCCAATAGCAAACCTTTAACGGATAGTAAAATACTCTCAGAGCGTAAGCGAAATCGCCGAGTAGAAATTATGATCATGCAAGGTGAAGCGACAGAAAGTGGTGAAATCGGTATTGATAAGTAA
- the pomA gene encoding flagellar motor protein PomA, translating to MDLATLLGILGAFGFIIMAMLIGGTMDMFIDTTSILIVFGGSLFVVMMKYNLGQFLGAVKIAMKAFLHKSDTPEELIAKAVEMADAARKGGFLALEEAEISNAFMQKGVDMLVDGHDADVVRATLANDIRLTADRHEVGADIFKQFGDVAPAMGMIGTLIGLVAMLSNMDDPKSIGPAMAVALLTTLYGAMVANMVCLPISDKLKLRAAEEKLNKSLILDAVLGIQDGQNPRVIEGLLRNYLPESKRGGGSTEDGAA from the coding sequence GTGGATTTAGCTACGCTGCTCGGAATACTTGGTGCGTTTGGTTTTATTATCATGGCGATGTTGATTGGTGGCACCATGGACATGTTCATCGATACAACGTCAATATTGATTGTATTTGGTGGATCACTGTTTGTTGTCATGATGAAATATAATTTGGGGCAATTTTTAGGTGCCGTAAAAATTGCCATGAAAGCCTTTTTGCACAAATCAGATACACCAGAAGAATTGATTGCTAAAGCAGTTGAAATGGCTGATGCTGCACGTAAAGGTGGATTTCTTGCTTTAGAAGAAGCAGAAATAAGTAACGCTTTTATGCAAAAAGGGGTGGATATGTTGGTGGATGGACATGATGCAGATGTGGTACGCGCCACACTGGCAAATGACATTCGTTTAACGGCAGATCGCCATGAAGTAGGCGCTGATATTTTTAAACAATTTGGTGATGTTGCGCCTGCGATGGGTATGATCGGTACCTTGATTGGTTTGGTGGCAATGTTATCAAACATGGACGATCCTAAATCGATTGGTCCCGCGATGGCGGTCGCCTTGTTAACGACTCTGTATGGTGCGATGGTTGCAAACATGGTGTGTTTGCCTATTTCTGATAAATTAAAACTACGCGCTGCAGAAGAAAAGTTAAATAAAAGTTTAATATTAGATGCCGTGCTAGGCATACAAGATGGACAAAATCCCCGCGTGATAGAAGGCCTATTACGTAACTATTTACCAGAGTCTAAACGTGGCGGTGGTAGTACTGAGGATGGAGCTGCGTAA
- the xseB gene encoding exodeoxyribonuclease VII small subunit has product MALKKPENMPYEEANNELENIVSLLEKGDLNLDDALKQFERGISLARSNSKKLNQAQQQVSILMQQDVDSPLQDFTQE; this is encoded by the coding sequence ATGGCACTAAAAAAACCTGAAAACATGCCTTATGAAGAAGCCAATAATGAATTAGAAAATATTGTCTCTTTATTAGAAAAAGGCGATCTAAACTTAGACGATGCCTTAAAACAATTTGAGCGTGGTATCTCACTCGCGCGCAGTAATAGTAAAAAATTAAATCAAGCACAACAACAAGTCAGCATTTTAATGCAACAAGATGTTGATAGCCCTTTGCAAGACTTCACACAAGAATAA
- the ispA gene encoding (2E,6E)-farnesyl diphosphate synthase yields the protein MTLLLKTLSQYQSRTDQQLTKYIDLQSPLCLSLNKAMYHGALLGGKRIRPFLVYVVGDMLGSQLSTLDPIACALECMHAYSLIHDDLPAMDDDALRRGQATCHIVFGEAQAILAGDALQSLAFDILSQENKELSCSAQLKMLNVLAKASGDKGMCAGQALDLAAENKRVDLTMLESIHRAKTGALIQAAVELATLTKVGLDSQHKQYLLTYARAIGLAFQVQDDILDITSDSQTLGKPQGSDINANKSTYPALLGLEQAQHKMQLLYEEAIDALNKLPYDTHILAQFALYIISRKN from the coding sequence ATGACGCTTTTGCTTAAAACACTTAGCCAATACCAATCACGTACGGATCAACAATTAACAAAGTATATTGATCTACAATCACCTTTGTGTCTGTCTCTCAATAAGGCGATGTATCATGGCGCTTTATTAGGTGGCAAGCGTATCCGCCCGTTTTTGGTGTATGTCGTCGGAGACATGCTCGGTAGCCAGTTAAGTACACTGGATCCCATTGCGTGTGCGCTGGAGTGTATGCATGCTTACTCTTTGATCCATGATGACTTACCTGCCATGGATGATGATGCTTTGCGTCGAGGCCAAGCTACCTGTCATATTGTTTTTGGTGAAGCGCAAGCAATTTTAGCCGGTGATGCTCTGCAAAGCTTAGCCTTTGATATTTTATCACAAGAAAATAAAGAGTTAAGTTGCTCAGCTCAGCTTAAAATGCTAAATGTTTTGGCTAAAGCCTCAGGTGATAAGGGTATGTGTGCAGGCCAAGCGTTAGATCTGGCTGCAGAAAACAAACGTGTTGATTTAACGATGTTAGAAAGTATTCACCGCGCAAAAACGGGGGCATTGATCCAAGCTGCCGTTGAACTTGCAACGCTCACTAAAGTCGGCCTAGATAGCCAACATAAACAATATTTACTCACCTATGCTCGCGCTATTGGCCTCGCTTTTCAAGTGCAAGACGATATTTTAGATATCACCTCAGACAGTCAAACGCTCGGTAAGCCACAAGGCTCTGATATCAATGCCAATAAATCGACTTATCCCGCATTATTAGGCCTTGAGCAGGCGCAACACAAAATGCAGCTCCTTTATGAAGAAGCTATCGATGCGCTCAACAAATTACCCTATGACACCCACATACTGGCGCAATTTGCACTGTATATTATTAGCCGTAAAAACTGA
- a CDS encoding RidA family protein, whose amino-acid sequence MTIERMETKARMSRIVKHNGVIYLCGQVCADATQGITEQTQTMLDKVDVLLAQAGSSREHILSATIYIKTMQDFAAMNDVWDNWVPQGFAPARACVMASMARETLLVEISIVAAQK is encoded by the coding sequence ATGACAATAGAAAGAATGGAAACAAAAGCGCGTATGAGCCGTATTGTAAAACATAATGGCGTAATTTATTTATGTGGACAAGTGTGCGCAGATGCGACCCAAGGCATTACAGAGCAAACGCAAACAATGCTCGATAAAGTGGATGTATTACTTGCTCAAGCGGGTAGCTCGCGCGAGCATATATTATCGGCCACCATTTATATTAAAACGATGCAAGACTTTGCTGCAATGAATGACGTTTGGGATAACTGGGTACCTCAAGGCTTTGCACCCGCACGCGCATGCGTGATGGCAAGCATGGCGCGTGAGACTTTATTGGTTGAAATATCGATTGTAGCAGCCCAAAAATAA
- the dxs gene encoding 1-deoxy-D-xylulose-5-phosphate synthase, with product MPLDLKNYPLLAKINYPEDLRLLKKQQLPELCDELRQFLLNSVSQSSGHFASGLGVVELTVALHYVYKTPFDHLIFDVGHQAYPHKILTGRRDKMSSIRNFKGLHPFPWRQESEYDVLSVGHSSTSIGAALGMAIAAEKEQKGRKVVAVIGDGAITAGMAFEAMNHAGALHNDMLVILNDNEMSISENVGALNNHLAKILSGDLYTHFRERSKKVLENIPPIKEFAKRTEEHLKGLVSPSTIFEEFGFNYIGPVDGHNVLDLVDTLRNMRARPGPQFLHIMTKKGKGYKQAELDPIGYHAVPKFTPDQGLPATSSSAPTFSTIFGDWLNDMADIDPKLTAITPAMREGSGMVKFSQRHSDKYYDVAIAEQHAVTLAGGMSIAGLHPVVAIYSSFLQRAFDQVIHDVAIQQQGVLFAIDRAGIVGADGPTHQGAYDLTFLRCIPSMVIMTPSDEQECRNMLYTGHILKGQPAAVRYPRGIGTGIVVEKEMQALNIGEAKVCREGKKLAILCFGTFLQQAISVAQKMNATLIDMRFVKPLDEALLLRLSKDHTDFVSIEENCIAGGAGSAVNEFFMAQKIKVNVLNLGLPDNFVEQGTQQEIYQLLELDSAGIERQIKAYF from the coding sequence ATGCCTTTGGATTTAAAAAATTACCCGCTTCTTGCCAAGATTAATTACCCTGAAGATTTACGGCTATTAAAAAAACAACAACTCCCCGAATTATGTGATGAATTACGCCAGTTTTTACTTAATAGTGTCAGTCAAAGCAGTGGCCATTTTGCGTCTGGATTAGGTGTTGTCGAGCTTACCGTTGCGTTACACTACGTTTATAAAACCCCTTTTGACCACCTTATTTTTGATGTCGGTCATCAAGCCTACCCACATAAGATTTTAACGGGCAGGCGCGATAAGATGTCAAGCATCCGTAATTTTAAAGGCTTACATCCGTTCCCATGGCGCCAAGAAAGTGAATATGACGTGCTCAGCGTAGGTCATTCCTCAACGTCTATTGGCGCTGCCTTAGGCATGGCGATTGCCGCCGAAAAAGAGCAAAAAGGACGTAAAGTCGTCGCCGTTATTGGTGATGGCGCGATCACGGCGGGCATGGCATTTGAAGCGATGAATCATGCCGGTGCATTACATAACGATATGCTGGTGATCCTCAATGATAATGAGATGTCTATCTCTGAAAATGTAGGCGCACTGAACAACCACCTCGCCAAAATTTTATCCGGGGATTTATATACGCATTTTCGCGAAAGAAGTAAAAAAGTACTGGAAAATATTCCCCCTATTAAAGAATTTGCAAAACGCACAGAAGAGCATCTCAAAGGACTTGTTTCTCCGTCTACTATTTTTGAAGAATTCGGCTTTAATTATATTGGGCCCGTTGATGGTCATAACGTCCTTGATTTAGTCGATACCTTACGTAATATGCGCGCGCGCCCGGGCCCGCAGTTCCTGCATATTATGACAAAAAAAGGTAAAGGTTATAAACAAGCAGAGCTCGATCCTATTGGTTATCATGCGGTGCCTAAATTTACACCGGATCAGGGACTACCTGCGACGAGCAGTAGTGCTCCGACGTTTTCAACTATTTTTGGTGATTGGCTAAATGATATGGCCGATATTGATCCTAAGCTAACGGCTATCACCCCTGCCATGCGCGAAGGATCTGGCATGGTCAAGTTTTCTCAGCGCCATAGTGATAAATATTATGATGTGGCGATTGCAGAGCAACACGCAGTCACCCTCGCAGGTGGTATGTCTATTGCAGGCCTGCATCCTGTTGTGGCTATCTATTCAAGTTTCTTACAGCGCGCCTTTGATCAGGTGATCCATGACGTCGCTATTCAGCAGCAAGGTGTGCTTTTTGCCATTGATAGAGCCGGTATTGTTGGCGCAGATGGTCCAACTCACCAAGGTGCATACGATCTTACCTTCCTACGCTGTATTCCCAGCATGGTGATCATGACCCCGTCAGATGAACAAGAGTGTCGTAACATGCTGTATACGGGTCATATTTTAAAAGGTCAACCCGCAGCGGTGCGCTACCCTCGTGGCATTGGTACGGGGATAGTCGTTGAAAAAGAGATGCAAGCATTGAATATCGGTGAGGCTAAAGTGTGCAGAGAAGGCAAAAAACTGGCTATTTTATGTTTTGGTACTTTTTTACAACAAGCTATCAGCGTGGCACAAAAAATGAATGCGACATTAATTGATATGCGCTTTGTAAAACCGTTAGATGAAGCACTTCTACTGCGCTTAAGTAAAGACCATACAGATTTTGTCAGCATTGAAGAAAATTGCATTGCAGGTGGCGCAGGCTCAGCCGTTAATGAGTTTTTTATGGCTCAAAAAATAAAAGTTAATGTGCTTAATTTAGGCCTGCCAGATAACTTTGTAGAGCAAGGCACACAACAAGAGATATATCAGCTACTTGAGCTTGATAGTGCTGGGATCGAGCGTCAAATCAAAGCTTACTTTTAA
- a CDS encoding ABC transporter substrate-binding protein, translating into MVRANWGRIFAIVYLFMLCYAPQVASSTSQNNVIIAVTQLPENFSPYANSPLSLSYAHLFFDPLVRWGINGKLEKRLLRDWRVIKPGVIRFYLKNNIYFHSGNRLTSNDVLWSYAQIKKRAKFKFFFSAIKKISRVNTHTFDIDSTLSQDELLDYLSDFFVLDEQYYTHLNVENSPFPPITRSTALMPMVSGTGPYKLRAFNINLALQVTADKNYWDAQENTLDITFLKIKSQRARVYALLSGDVDISHAVLKKQIQSIEVEKNKQLVSIGSSRSFYLSLSGKHSSLLKVASARKAISLAINQQGMLDNILQGLGHINSTYSPLLTRESIGLNNEYNVKKARELLTKMEISSQQLTLLTFKSNRVDHEEVLKALKNMLQRVGLQLLVTQTDSKDEWLKTMEHYDLTLSTWQSSLMDRKNIYKSLFADSLLAPYLGPLYAAQSTLNRDDFFKKLLQQQRVILLFSVDELWGADRKYAFKNIFSVNEVPYWQYLRVKK; encoded by the coding sequence ATGGTGCGCGCTAATTGGGGCAGAATATTTGCTATTGTTTATCTTTTTATGCTCTGCTACGCCCCTCAAGTTGCAAGTAGTACGAGTCAAAATAACGTGATCATCGCGGTGACACAGTTACCTGAAAATTTCTCTCCTTATGCTAACTCACCCTTATCGCTATCCTATGCCCATCTGTTTTTTGATCCCTTAGTACGTTGGGGAATAAATGGAAAATTAGAGAAGCGATTATTAAGAGATTGGCGCGTGATAAAACCGGGCGTAATACGGTTTTATTTAAAAAATAATATTTATTTTCATTCCGGCAATCGCCTTACCAGCAATGATGTACTCTGGAGTTATGCACAAATAAAAAAAAGGGCTAAGTTTAAATTCTTTTTTTCAGCGATAAAAAAAATCAGTAGAGTAAATACGCATACTTTTGATATCGATAGCACCCTCAGCCAAGACGAATTATTAGATTATTTAAGTGATTTTTTTGTATTAGATGAACAATACTATACACATTTAAACGTCGAGAATTCGCCCTTCCCTCCGATTACGCGTAGCACTGCATTAATGCCGATGGTGTCGGGTACTGGGCCTTATAAACTCAGGGCTTTTAATATTAATTTGGCATTGCAAGTCACTGCAGATAAAAATTACTGGGACGCGCAGGAAAATACGCTTGATATAACCTTTTTAAAAATAAAATCACAGCGAGCACGCGTGTATGCACTTTTGTCTGGTGATGTTGATATTAGCCACGCAGTGTTAAAAAAACAGATACAAAGTATTGAAGTTGAAAAAAATAAACAACTGGTTTCGATAGGATCTTCACGGTCCTTTTATCTGTCTTTAAGTGGCAAGCACTCCTCTCTTTTAAAAGTGGCATCAGCTCGCAAAGCGATATCACTCGCCATTAATCAGCAAGGTATGCTTGATAATATATTACAAGGATTAGGACACATAAATTCGACGTATAGTCCCTTATTAACAAGGGAAAGTATTGGCCTAAATAATGAATATAATGTAAAAAAAGCACGGGAATTATTAACAAAAATGGAAATTTCTTCGCAACAACTGACGTTATTGACATTTAAAAGTAATAGAGTCGATCATGAAGAAGTGTTGAAAGCATTAAAAAACATGTTACAACGCGTTGGGCTTCAGTTACTAGTGACGCAGACAGACAGTAAGGATGAGTGGCTTAAAACGATGGAGCATTACGATTTAACGTTATCAACCTGGCAAAGCAGTTTAATGGATCGTAAAAACATATATAAGAGTTTATTTGCAGACAGTTTACTTGCGCCGTACTTAGGCCCTTTATATGCAGCGCAAAGCACATTGAATAGAGATGATTTTTTTAAAAAACTATTACAACAGCAACGTGTGATCCTTCTCTTTTCAGTGGATGAGTTGTGGGGCGCCGATAGAAAATATGCTTTTAAAAACATATTTTCTGTCAATGAGGTGCCTTATTGGCAATATTTAAGGGTTAAGAAGTAA
- a CDS encoding phosphatidylglycerophosphatase A family protein: MQRSDLKGLNLKNPLHFLAVGFGSGLAPKAPGTMGTLVAVPLFYFLSFLSVEAYFIVLVVGSLLGIWFCHVTSRDMGVHDHKCIVWDEFIGYWITMFMVPFSVQWAIVGFILFRFFDIVKPYPISWLDKKVAGGFGIMIDDIVAGIFAAICLQLLIYVAS; encoded by the coding sequence ATGCAACGCAGTGATTTAAAAGGGCTTAATTTAAAAAATCCGCTACATTTTTTGGCGGTAGGTTTCGGCAGTGGTCTTGCGCCGAAAGCCCCTGGCACGATGGGGACTCTCGTTGCGGTGCCTTTATTCTATTTTTTGTCATTTTTAAGTGTAGAGGCCTATTTTATTGTATTAGTGGTCGGTAGCTTATTGGGTATTTGGTTTTGTCATGTGACCAGTCGAGATATGGGGGTACACGATCATAAGTGTATCGTTTGGGATGAATTTATCGGTTATTGGATCACCATGTTTATGGTGCCATTCAGTGTGCAGTGGGCCATTGTTGGTTTTATTTTGTTTCGTTTTTTTGATATTGTAAAACCTTACCCTATTAGCTGGTTAGATAAAAAAGTAGCGGGTGGTTTTGGTATTATGATCGATGATATCGTGGCGGGTATATTTGCTGCGATTTGTCTGCAACTGCTTATCTACGTAGCATCGTAA
- the thiL gene encoding thiamine-phosphate kinase, with translation MSLSEFDVIKKYFCRDVSTEDSTVVLGIGDDCAILDVPEGHQLLISTDTLVAGIHFFEDVDAYRLGYKALAVNLSDLSAMGAEPKWISLAITLPNVDADWLARFSNGFFDLAAKHNVTLIGGDTTKGPLSITVSVQGIVPKNTALLRSQAKVGDIICVSGSLGDGALGLAYQLSNKSLKLANAQAFVDKLELTDPRVKLGLLLRGMAHSCIDISDGLTQDLTHILNASHCCAQIDVETLPLSEALQQELDLGNIKGEQALHYALTGGDDYELLFTLPEEMFGSLQQSIPELRLTAVGKVIAPQASKIQLTKHKKAFSLTLSGWDHFKKDGE, from the coding sequence ATGAGCTTAAGTGAATTCGATGTGATCAAAAAATATTTTTGTCGCGACGTGAGTACTGAAGATAGTACGGTTGTTTTAGGCATTGGCGATGATTGTGCCATTTTAGATGTGCCTGAAGGGCATCAACTGTTGATCAGCACAGATACTCTCGTTGCGGGCATTCATTTCTTTGAGGATGTCGATGCTTATCGTTTGGGTTATAAAGCCTTGGCGGTTAATTTAAGTGATTTAAGTGCAATGGGCGCTGAGCCTAAATGGATCTCACTGGCAATCACTTTACCTAATGTTGATGCAGATTGGCTAGCTCGCTTCTCAAACGGTTTTTTTGATTTAGCAGCCAAGCATAATGTCACCTTGATTGGCGGAGACACCACTAAGGGGCCTTTGTCCATTACGGTGTCGGTGCAAGGCATTGTACCCAAAAACACCGCTTTACTGCGCAGTCAGGCAAAAGTGGGAGATATTATTTGCGTGTCTGGCTCCCTTGGAGATGGCGCGCTAGGACTCGCCTATCAATTATCGAATAAAAGCTTAAAACTTGCCAATGCACAAGCGTTTGTAGATAAGCTGGAGTTAACGGATCCGCGTGTAAAATTAGGTCTTCTATTGCGAGGAATGGCGCATAGTTGTATAGATATATCAGATGGTCTAACACAAGATTTAACGCATATTTTAAATGCGTCGCATTGTTGCGCGCAAATAGATGTTGAAACGTTACCCTTGTCTGAGGCGTTACAACAAGAATTAGATTTAGGTAATATTAAGGGTGAGCAAGCACTGCATTATGCTTTAACGGGGGGCGATGATTATGAATTATTATTTACATTGCCAGAAGAAATGTTCGGTTCATTACAACAAAGTATACCGGAATTACGACTTACTGCGGTAGGCAAAGTAATTGCCCCACAAGCATCAAAAATACAATTAACAAAACATAAAAAAGCATTTTCATTAACCCTCAGTGGTTGGGATCATTTTAAAAAAGACGGTGAGTAA
- the rluF gene encoding 23S rRNA pseudouridine(2604) synthase RluF, which yields MNVSTGKRLNKYISDSGFCSRREADKLIEKSRVKINGTIPELGTKVLPGDIVLVDGRAINAVAENKSDRIYIAYNKPIGITCTTERDVRGNIIDAIRHKKRIFPIGRLDKPSEGLIFLTSDGDIVNKILRAENAHDKEYLVTVDKPLSERFVERMQRGVPILDTITKPCIVKVQSRFVFSIILTQGLNRQIRRMCEYLGYEVQALQRTRIMQVTLKNLKPGQWRNLSVQEMQEINQAVSHSSKTAQITTPANPPNTRKIYNQSGSTKKIFVNVKKTKSKPSANSRTLSLKRK from the coding sequence GCGGATAAATTAATTGAAAAAAGCCGAGTTAAAATCAATGGTACGATCCCCGAATTAGGGACAAAAGTACTGCCCGGTGATATTGTATTGGTCGACGGTCGGGCAATTAATGCAGTGGCTGAAAACAAATCTGATCGTATTTATATTGCTTACAATAAACCCATTGGAATTACCTGTACGACAGAGCGAGATGTACGCGGTAATATTATTGATGCTATTCGCCATAAAAAGCGTATTTTCCCGATTGGTCGTTTAGATAAGCCTTCAGAAGGCTTGATTTTTTTAACCAGTGATGGCGATATTGTTAATAAAATACTGCGCGCTGAAAACGCACATGATAAAGAATATTTAGTGACCGTTGATAAACCATTAAGTGAACGTTTTGTTGAACGTATGCAACGTGGCGTGCCCATTTTAGACACGATCACCAAGCCTTGTATTGTCAAAGTTCAAAGTCGTTTTGTCTTCTCTATTATTTTAACGCAAGGCTTAAATCGTCAAATTCGACGTATGTGCGAATATTTAGGTTATGAAGTTCAAGCATTACAACGAACGCGAATTATGCAAGTGACATTGAAGAACTTAAAGCCGGGGCAGTGGCGTAATTTGAGCGTGCAAGAGATGCAAGAAATCAATCAAGCGGTGTCTCATTCATCAAAAACAGCGCAAATAACCACACCTGCTAATCCACCAAATACACGTAAAATATATAATCAAAGTGGGTCAACTAAAAAAATCTTTGTTAATGTCAAAAAAACGAAATCCAAACCGAGCGCTAATTCACGAACATTGAGCTTGAAACGCAAATGA